The DNA window GTCTGCCTGATTAATTATATAGCAGCCTGCACATTGGATAATGAATATATTCGAGGGCTATAAATTATAATAATAGGTTGTGCAAGACGACAATTAGTGATATCATTAGGCCAACTTCCATCTTCGAAACCAATTGTACTAGATACTAGATAAACGTGTGAATAACATAATTAAAGATTAAGACAGGTTATGAGCTATTTGAATTTAAAAGAGCTTTCGAGACTTATTATTCCTTTGAATACAGTCATACTGATATTTTAAGAAGCTCATATTAATGAACAATGAATTACAATCAAATCACTTTCCTAAATGTAATATACAGATTCAATTGTAATATGTTGGTGCATAgctgtattattattatacttcTATGTAGTCCTATTACTATAATATTATGCTTTTACTAAAGTTCCTTCTGGAAAAATAAAGTAATCCTATTCCatgttattatagagacagttACGAGAAATTGTACACTAATTAGCATGAAGTTGTAAACCCCTCCCTGCGCACACACTCCGCGCGACCATTGGCCAATCCAGGGAGCTGTCAGAAATGCAGAGCACGCCCCTAACTCACCAGGGATAAAAGCTTGTTTGAGCCACAGCATCAGCAACAGGTACCCAAGGGGTGCACTAGGATACAGGTTGGGAAAGACAACCACATTCCTACACTAAAAACTAATACTAATTGTAAGTTTTTTGGTTGCTCTAAGGATACCTTTACAGTTCAACCTTTTGCCCAAAGTTTCCGGTAACCTCTAACGTTTGTGACAAATACAGAGCCAGGATTACAATCGTTACAAGGCTGGTCTTGGAATTTGACAGTGAGATGGAGTTGTCGGATATTTCGTTCCCTGTCACCTCTGCTGATGACTTTTATGACGACCCGTGCTTCAACACCAGCGACATGCATTTCTTCGAGGACCTGGACCCCCGGTTGGTCCACGTGGGACTCCTCAAGCCAGACGACCACCATTACAACGAAGACGAGCACATCAGGGCACCGAGCGGGCACCACCAAGCCGGGAGGTGCCTCCTCTGGGCATGTAAAGCTTGCAAGAGGAAAACCACAAACTCTGACCGGAGGAAGGCTGCTACGATGcgggagaggaggaggctgggaAAGGTCAACGACGCCTTCGAGAACCTGAAGAGATGCACGTCGAACAACCCCAATCAGAGGCTTCCCAAGGTGGAGATCTTGAGAAATGCAATCAGCTACATCGAGTCTCTGCAATCTCTGCTCAGGGGCCAGGACGGCGAGAACTACTACCCGGTGTTGGAACACTATAGCGGGGACTCTGATGCATCCAGTCCACAGTCC is part of the Oncorhynchus keta strain PuntledgeMale-10-30-2019 chromosome 26, Oket_V2, whole genome shotgun sequence genome and encodes:
- the LOC118359284 gene encoding myoblast determination protein 1 homolog 2; its protein translation is MELSDISFPVTSADDFYDDPCFNTSDMHFFEDLDPRLVHVGLLKPDDHHYNEDEHIRAPSGHHQAGRCLLWACKACKRKTTNSDRRKAATMRERRRLGKVNDAFENLKRCTSNNPNQRLPKVEILRNAISYIESLQSLLRGQDGENYYPVLEHYSGDSDASSPQSNCSDGMMDYNAPTCTSARRSNYDSSYFAETPNADSRSNKNAAVISSLDCLSNIVERISTDTSACTVLSGQEGSEGSPCSPQEGSILSETGAPVPSPTNCPQPSHDPIYQVL